From a single Apium graveolens cultivar Ventura chromosome 2, ASM990537v1, whole genome shotgun sequence genomic region:
- the LOC141705799 gene encoding transcription factor bHLH81-like, translated as MDIDMLRSAPEDQIDMLMMMQMDKLSEFCGGSYNDVVSGMPSMEFPQGGTNKMSALPQYIENSPTFVNLPSNNISFTGSPPAQEPNEHPFLSNSNMGRWRNGGEFPSQAQKRNSMAAMREMIFRIAAMQPIHIDPESVKPPKRRNVKISKDPQSVAARHRRERISERIRILQRLVPGGTKMDTASMLDEAIHYVKFLKNQVQTLERVAVNRPAQGIGFPVPMSSGSFIPMQQATKGYQSSAAQNVQHFLDA; from the coding sequence ATGGATATTGATATGTTGAGGTCTGCTCCGGAAGACCAAATAGATATGTTGATGATGATGCAGATGGACAAACTTTCCGAATTCTGTGGAGGTTCATATAACGACGTGGTCTCTGGAATGCCATCTATGGAGTTTCCTCAAGGAGGCACCAATAAAATGAGTGCCTTGCCGCAATACATTGAAAACTCGCCAACATTTGTTAACCTACCTTCAAATAATATATCTTTCACAGGCTCTCCACCAGCTCAAGAACCTAATGAGCATCCTTTCTTATCTAACTCAAACATGGGGAGGTGGAGGAACGGAGGAGAGTTTCCCAGCCAGGCACAGAAGCGAAACTCGATGGCTGCAATGAGGGAAATGATTTTCAGGATAGCTGCGATGCAGCCGATTCATATTGACCCTGAATCAGTGAAGCCGCCTAAGAGGAGGAACGTCAAGATATCGAAAGACCCTCAAAGTGTGGCTGCAAGGCACCGTAGAGAAAGGATTAGCGAGAGGATTAGGATACTGCAGAGACTTGTTCCGGGAGGAACAAAAATGGACACAGCCTCAATGTTAGATGAAGCAATTCACTATGTTAAGTTCTTGAAGAATCAGGTGCAAACACTAGAAAGGGTAGCCGTGAATAGGCCAGCTCAGGGAATCGGTTTTCCGGTGCCAATGTCCAGTGGGAGTTTCATTCCTATGCAGCAGGCAACAAAAGGTTACCAATCATCAGCGGCACAAAATGTTCAGCACTTTTTAGATGCTTAG